The Delphinus delphis chromosome 2, mDelDel1.2, whole genome shotgun sequence genome segment TCACCTCGCTTGCCAAGATAGAAACAAAACCTGTCGAGACAGGTTGTCAGAACGACACTACCAGGGGAAACGTTCCTACACATCTGCTAATCCAAACAGCCTCTCCGCCTCTGCCGCCACCATCCCCCGCAGCTGCAGTACCGGAAACAGCATCCGCCACTCCTCAAAGTTTACTCACGAGTTAAAAAATACCTAAACCTATGCTTTTAGTCACTCACATGTGCAAATCACTTTGGCAGGAGCACACCTTCCCTTATTCCCTTTCCACGCCAACACCGGGGAGAACTCCCAGGTGCCATTTGCCCATTTCTGACGCCACTAAAATCATGGGCGGGTGTAACGAAATAAAACCTCGCGTAGCCATCGAGAAGTGGTAAAGGACTCGTATTGCCAAGGAGGAATCAAGGTCTGCTTCTCAAAGTCCTGAGGTGCATAAATAACCCTGAGATCTTCCCAGAGgaaagcagggaggagggggttCTGCTAACTGGAGAGGTTCTGCGGGGCTAAGGGGACACCATCCGGCTCCGGCTTTCCCTACCTTTCTGTGGCTTTACCTTCTTTGGCTCAACAAATTGGGTTCTATCTCCTGGGGGCTGTGGAGGGAAGCTGATCCGGGGAACGCAGCAACAAACCCCCCTGGCTCAGGGCGCAGCTCCTCTTGCACAGCGTCCAATGCGCCCCACCCTTCCCTCCCGGCAACTGCGGCCCGACGCGCTTCAGTCTCCCGCAGCCTTAGCGCCAAGCGACTCACAATTAAAGGCAGGGAGCACATGGTGAAGAGCACAGTCATGAGGGCTAACAGCAGGAGGTGATCCAGCTCCTCCAGGGGCTGCGGGGTCTCTTCCCTCTCGCCGGCGGCCAGCTCTGCTCGTTCCTTGGGGCCAGAGCGCGGGAGCCGCCGCAGCCGCAGGTGCATCGCGTAGAGGTTGCGCATGGCGCTCAGGTTGCACAGCACGACCGCGAGGACCAGCAGGAGCATGAGGCTGGCGTAGAGCACTGAGTAGCTCAGCACTGACAGCGAGCGCTCCTCGTGGACCATTTGGATGAAGCACCAGGTGCCGGGGCAGTACTGCACGAACTTCCCGAAGCCCGCGAAGGGCAGCGAGCAGAAAGCGAGGCAGAAGGCGCCCACGACAGGCGCCACCAGTGCGCCCCGGCGCGGGGTTATGTACCGTCGGTAGAAAAAGGGATGCCCCAGGGAAAGCCAGCACTCCAGGGCCATGGCCAGCAGCTGCAGCGTCGAGGCAAGCCCGAAGAAGGACATGAAGAAGGCGAAGGTTTGGCACAGCGAGCTGCCGGATGCGGGCGCCAGGCCCCTCAGGCTCCGGTTCTGCGCGTAGGCGGACAGCACGAAGGGGCTCACGAGGGACTTGCCCAGCAGGTCGGTGACCGTCAAGCCGCACACCAGCACGTAGAAGACGGAGGGCGGCGGGCGCGGCGAGCGCCGCGGGCACGTCCGCAGCCCTGAGCGCGCCAGCAGCCCCAGGGCTAGCAGGTTGCCCAGGAGGCCCGTGCTGAAGAGCAACCCGCCCATCGTCGCTGAGTTTCCCTTCTCCACCGACGTGGTGTTGCAGCAGCGGTAGAACAGCGGCCTCATGGCGGGAGGCGCGGCGAGCCAGAGCGGAGGCTGCGGGAGGGCTGGGGCCACGGCGTCTGCGTGCAGAGAAGCCCCCCGGCCGCCCCAGGCGCGGCTCCGCCAGAGAGGCTGAGCCGTCAAGGAAGCTCCGCGTATGGCGGTGCGCTCACCACAGCAGGCGCCTCTTATCTCAACTCTCGGGTCACACCCCGCCCCTCGGGGCGGGACGCACTGCAGGCTGCGCACCCGGCGCCGGCTTCGCAGAGACCCCCGGCAGCCGAGTGAAGAGCTCCGCCCCAACGCGCCGGGTCCTGAGGAGACAGGTCCTCAAGCCCAGAGtcggaagaagggagggagggaggggaaaagtagGCAGACTCCCAGCATCCAAGACCAGTCCTTCCTGCGAGGCAAGAGAACTACTGAAATGGAGGGGAAATTAAGCCGCCGCCACTGCGAGGAGAGGGGCccgaggaggaggtggtggcGTGGAGGGACTCTAGCGGTGGCCGAGAAGAGGCTGGGAGGCTGAGAAAGAGCTACCACTAGTTTTCGCATTAGTGCTTTAAGGAGGGGAAAAGGTAACCAACCTTCGCATAACACCTAAGCCTTAGCTCCATTCTCTTCTAGATCCTGAAACAGGAACAATGAGCTTCATTGcctaggtgaggaaactgagatcttGGAAGGTTAAGTCATCTCCCAAGGTGACAGAGCTAGTACTTGAGCTGGACCTGGAACCCGGATCTTCTGTTTATAGAGTCCATCTGTCTTGCTTTCATGGCTTCTCCTCTCAAGATTTCAGGCAAGTGGCTCCAGGGAAAACCAAGAGGAGATGTTGGGTAGCGTGAATCACGGTGGTTGTGTAGACATGGTGGGAGGAAGATGGTTAAGAATGCTGATGACATCAGACCCGGGTTTATGTCCTGGTTCTGTTactcactgtgtgaccctgagAGGCTTGCTTAACCTCGCAAGAAGTAACATCTAACCAGCTTGTTTGGCTCTTTTGAAACACAGGGATAACACGTGTAAAGTGCGAACACATAGGAAGCACTAAGTACATACTTTTGTCAGGATTCTATCATGTTTTAGGAAGGCTGTTTTAGCAGCTAATGTTTAACTGCAATTTTGAGACCAGAAAGTAGGAGACTTAGTTTGGAGCTTTTTCACTCTGGTTTGTGACTACTAGAAAACATTTCTGCCCTCCTGGCCTTTCACTTGGCTGCATGATAGAGTGGAGGGAGTTAATTGTGCTTAGCGTGActtatttctttaattaacacTTGACACCCTGGGAAAGAAACTGGCTTGAGTGTGGAATTTCAGGGGGATGACCAGGACCCTATTACATAAGGAAGTAGATTATGCCTTGGCTTGAAGAAGCTCATTTTGTGGCTCAGTGCCTGTTCTGATGGACAGACTCAGGGAGAGAGTAAGACCGGGCTTTAGACGTAAAAGCCTAAAGGGTAGCCGGAGAGGCTGCTTTCAGCTGGCCAGTAATTCAAGTCTTGGGGTGGAGACAAAGAGTCCAAGCTTTGGAATTTGATCTTTCTGAACTCCACCACTAGCTGTGACCCACGGGTTagtttacttaatctctctgagtccGTTTCCTCATAAATAGGATATGGGACTTATGCTGACCTTGTAGGGTTATTGTGAAGCTGAGAAAGCGTAAGGCTTTTGGcatagagtaataaaaatagtgAGAGCTAACATTTATAAGCCCCTGTTTATATATGCTGAACACTCTCTAATCCTTTCACATCTATTGACTCAATTAATAGAAGGTCTTCCGAGGGCTTAGTTCCCTTCTACCTCTCGTTCCCACCACCTCTtattcccacctccagcccctaaCAAATAATGATGGACTTAGAGGAGCTCCATTTGAGTtgatgaagaggaagaagtaGCAGGCCCGATAACCAAAGGGCACAAAAATCTGATGAATCTGAGGTCTCTCTAGACAGACAGCCACACGTATGCACAATTTATACCAATTTCAGTGTGTTCACAGTTTCCTGAAGTCTCGCTATGCTGTCTGGAGGAGGCCCAATAGACTCTAGGTTAAGAATCTTCCTCGAATGACGTTGTATCGGGATGTTCTCTGAAGGGTACCGACTCCCATTTTTTGCAGtcttatttttctgttccagCTGTCTTGACCTTCATACCCATTCCGAGAATGTACACAACTTTTTAGAAACAACTCTCAAGGGACTGAAGGGGCAGCTGTCCATCCTTGACATGGTCTATATATGTCATGCTTCACGGCTGGTGGCTTTGAACGGATACAATTCAGGAAAACACGTGCTTCCTTCCAGCCAATGTAGCTGGCCTTCACCATGGGATTTCCATCTGCTTTCCTTCCTGTTTGCTCTGGTTCACCCCGCCCTATTCTCATGGTTAACTTTGGAGTCTCCTGTCCCTCCGCCTAAGAAATCTTACTGTACAACTTCATTGTTCAGCCCAGAAAAGTATCATTTGTTCATACATCAAGTATTTTTTGAGctcttactttgtgccaggcatgggAGTGAGGTGTGTGGGCCTTGAGGAACATACAGCAAAGAAGGGAAGGCAAATGTCATGTCATGTGACCTTTACATGGTTATACACTTTTATATCAGTTTTCATAGTAACAAGGCTAaggttccccaccccccaccccgacccctagAGGGAAACTTCTAATGAAAATATCTTGGGCCCAGTTACATAGTAAAGTTATCTTCATTATCTGCAGGTTGCTTAATTGGGTTATAAGACAGATcttctggaaaaatatatatggtataatgtgaacatctaaatatataattatattatgattttgtaaatataaaaaccatatatGCTCATGGACAAGAACTAGAAGTTGGCATAGGCAAATAAAACAACTTAAACTTGAGAACGGATGGTTGAAAAATTTCTCTTGGATTTGTGATATTTCAGTATGGTACCTGTAATAATTATCtacaaattttttaaacagaaaacaagtgtGCTCATGGCCAGATTTTAGAAAGGGGAGAGTAGGAGAAAGAATAGGATTTCCTGGGTCCATCCCTCACTCCTACTGAACTCTAAGCAATATTTTGGGCTGGGGATTGTACAGAGCAAAGGATAGAGAGGAGGAAAGCTAAAAAGTAAAGACAAACTCAGCTACCAATTTTGGAGCGTCTGCTGTGTGCTAGCGGCCGTGCTAGATACTCTTCACATGCAGGGGGTGAGGTGGTGGCACGGCAGTGTGGTGGTGATGGGAAGGGTCTTTGTGGTCATACTGTGTGAATTCAGATCTCAGCTTTGCCCGCTTGCTAGCTCTGTACCCTTGAGCGACCTTCTAACCTTTCTAaacctgtttccttgtctgtggaAATGGAGGGAGGAGTACTGATACTGAACTCATGTGCTAGTTATGTAccttaaatagaaaataatcttcaTGGAGCAAtcattctcaaccttggctgtactttatttattcatttatttattatttttaattgaaatatagttgatttacaatgtttcaggtatacagcaaagtgattccgtttatagttttatatatatatatatatttcagattcttttccattataggttattacaagatatcgaatatagttccctgtgttatacaataggtccttgttgtttatctattttatacatagtagtgtgtatctgttaatcccaaattcctaatttatccctccttcacctcccctttttaaccataagtttgttttctatgtctgtgagtctgtttctgttttgtaaatataagttcatttgtatcatttttttatattccacatataagtgatatcatataatatttgtctttgtctgacttacttcacttagtatggtaatctctaggtccatccatgttgctgccaatggcattatttcattcttttttaggtctgagtagtattccattgtatatatatatcacaccttctttacccgttcatctgtcaatggacacttaggttgcttccatgtcttggctattgtatagagtgctgctatgaatattggggtgcatgtgtctttctgaattagtgttttcatcttttctggatataagcccaggagtgggattgctggatcatatctccttttagttgtttaaggagcccccaaactgttttccatagcggctgcaatCCTTGGCTGCACTTTAGAATCACTTAGAAAGCTGTATACATTTCTGATGACTGGACACCTTAAACCAATTATATCAGACTCTCTGGGAGTTCCCTCCAGGCTTCACTCCACTGTGCAGTTACAGTGAGACTAGAATTTAAGCTTAGTGCTGTACTTACTCTGCATGGCTCTGTCAGTGATGTcaatatttttattcctgtcaGTGGCACCCGagaagtcttctttctttttctcccatttttcagataaggaaaatgagactcagCTTAATAACTTCTCCAAGTTTACATAATTAGTAAGTGATGAGGCTAGAATGGCATCCAGATCTTTTGGATTCCCCAGGCCTCTGCTTTGGAGGAAGAGACGAGCAGAGAAGAcaagagggtgggagagaaaggaaggacccTGCAATTTCCTTTATTTGCTCAGAGGTGGGGAGGCAGAACTCCCCCAGGGTCAGACAGCATGCCAGTTGCCTACATTTCTGCTGGTTGCGTATGTCATGTGGCCAAGTCTGCACAAACATCATATCAGCATCTGTTGGCTAAAGTTTGCAGGTGGTTTAGTAAACTCttcattttgtcccattctgattTCTGCTTTTTTGGGTTCCCCAACCTCTTGTCCATCAAGAAGTTTCATTTTGATATCTTTTGCTGCCAAAGCAAGTAATTAAATATTCCAGAGATTCTGGGGAGTGGGTGTGTCCTGGCTGACCGCAGTGTCAGGATCAGGGTCTCTGTATGCTTGGATCTTGGAGAAAACGTATTCTCAATTAGAGCTTGGCTGTAGTTTAAACCCTAAAGCTCAGAATGAATTTTTGAAACTGTCTTTGGGTGATGACCtgggaataaataaatggtggaaTAATACATTTGTCAACCCAATTATAGGTTTGACGGTTCACTGATTACTGAGATTTTCTAGCAGTTTGCCTGTGGTTCTAAGGGGTGTTGTTGGCAGGTGTGGCTGGTTTGTTCCCTGTGAAGCGGACTCTATGATGGAGGCTAGTGTGTAGGATATTTATTAGGAGTGCTTTGGTGATGAACACCTGTGAAAGGGAAGGAACagaagcaggattgggcagagggtGAAGGCAGGCTGTGATAGTTTCAATAAAAGGACCGAACCAACCTGACTGGTAGCTCAGAAGCTGAAAGGAGTCTTCGGAGTTGCCCCGAACTGGGGGTGAGGGCCTTATCACCTTGggtgggccaggcactgggggcCCAGGGAAGGGCACATGACCTCGAGTGCAGCAATTCTTTTGAGACAAGGCAACAGCTAGAGGGGGCTGATAGTGAGGACTGCGTGCCAGTAGCTGGAGGAGTAAGCCCTTTAGTCTGCATCCAGCATCCACTACCAGGATGGTACTGGTGGGCATCTCAGCTAAGACCCAGAGGCAGTGGGCCCTTAAGCTCCACCTACACTTACCTCAGGTTTAAAGAAGCCTCCCTAAACCCCTTTttggtgacctcaggcaagttaggCCAACGCCTAGCTCACAGCACTCCAATGCTATTTCTTTATTCATACCTTTTTTAAATCTTGCTTTCCTCAGCATAGCCTTGGATTTTTATTTCAACAGACTTCTTCAGATTCTCCCAGAAGTTCCTCACCCTCATCCCTGAACCTAAGAAGCCCACTTTCTTGGGCTCTCTGAAAGCCCCATCACATTTAATGTATTATATTGTGTTGTGTGTTTGCACATTGGGGTGTGAATCTCTCAAGGGCAGGGCCTGTGTCTTATTTAACTTTCTCCCACAGTCCCAGCGTATGCTGCTAGGCATATGGTAGgctctgcataaatatttactaaatgaatgaataacaatGGCACTGTTTTTCCTTGTCCTGGAAGACTCTATCCTGAGTCAGAAACAATTTTGATCTCACATTCTAAGAAGCTAAGATATTCTTCTGTATTCAACTGCCAGACAGAAAGCCCAGGTCAAACAAATTTAAGTTGTATGCTTATGTAAGTCTGGGTGTCAAAATTATCTTGTATACCTGTATGTGGCTCTGGAAAAAATGGAGACTGGCTCTTGAAATCACTTGTTTCTCTGTGCATGTGCTAATTTATATGAAAGATGAGTTATTTGAAATAACACACATTCTTAGCAGGAGAGCGTTGAGAACAAACAATTGAAAAGTTGGAAACTTCCAACTTTAAGAATGagttactattattactgttaatcaggttggagagagaggaggaaaatttATGTGGTTCAAACGTTTCTGTTATCACCTTGAATTTCAATACAGATAAATGTCTTCCTATTAGAGAATAATCTGAGCTGAACGAAGGATCATTTATAGGCAGGCCATTTTTAACCGCTGGTCAAGAGTAGACAGTAAATGTCATCTGTTAGTAACCATGGTAAGGAAATGCTGGGGAAGACTTTGATATACAGTCTACAGAGAGAATTAAACTAACAGGGGAGTCATTAATCTGGGCAGTAAGACACTGTGATCCCTGTGTATCTTATAAACTTCATCGGTGCTTTTTTTGTACTTGGCAAAAAAGCCTTATTGTTGACAACAACCAACATGACTCACATTTTGCAATTTTGGCTTTCTTGGGGGATTTAAAGTACAAACTCATAGTACATCTTATCTCATCTATTTCTTTATCTCAGTAGTTTTCAAACTTCACTTTTCACGGCTATAAAGGGGAACAAGTCTAATTGTGATTAGAAATGGTTCTTATTAGGGCAGAATGCAAATTAATTCATGCTTTATGACGAcaacaataagagaaaaaaatgttgagtAATACACTTGTTATGGCAGACAGTAAAGAAGAAATGCTCATCTTTGGCTTAAAGGATTGAACGAGTAAGATTTTCTGCCCTAGAATGTACGCAGTCAGGGTGCAGTGACTATGGCCTGTTCCATTCATTCCTGGTGGTTGGGTTAGGGCCGAATCTATTACTGAATGGCTTAACTGTAATGGTAGGCCAGAGACTAGCTAGTTGCCCACTAAACCCATTTCCTCCTCTTGGGTAGTCACACGTATTAcattttcttgcctcctctgcAGTTATGTCTCATCATATAGCTGAGTTCTGGCCTCCTACATGCTGTCCTTCATCCCCTTTCTCCATCTACTAGCTGAATGTAGAGGATTTGGAGGTCCTAGAAAAAGATGGAATACATGCAAGGGACCTGGGTCCCAGAATGACCATGTAGGAGTTTTTCTGCTGGCTAGGAACATACATTTTGAGTATTATGTGAGCAAGAACGTACTATTGTCTAAGCTGATGAGAATTTAGAATTTATCTTTTACAGCAGCTGACATTAACCTAATGAATTCAAGCATGTAAGCTTATGTTTCCTAAGGCCATCTCTACTACAAGAAAGGCTGGGAAATTTTGTCCTTTAGTTGGACATGTTACCACTTCAAATAAAATTGGAGTTGTGTTGGTAAGGAAAAGGGGAGAATGGGATATTTGGTGGTCAACCAACAGTCTCTGCCATGGTATGTAATAGTTCACATATTGCAGAGTGAACGAGGAAAATGAAGACTAAGAAAA includes the following:
- the PTGDR gene encoding prostaglandin D2 receptor isoform X1; the encoded protein is MRPLFYRCCNTTSVEKGNSATMGGLLFSTGLLGNLLALGLLARSGLRTCPRRSPRPPPSVFYVLVCGLTVTDLLGKSLVSPFVLSAYAQNRSLRGLAPASGSSLCQTFAFFMSFFGLASTLQLLAMALECWLSLGHPFFYRRYITPRRGALVAPVVGAFCLAFCSLPFAGFGKFVQYCPGTWCFIQMVHEERSLSVLSYSVLYASLMLLLVLAVVLCNLSAMRNLYAMHLRLRRLPRSGPKERAELAAGEREETPQPLEELDHLLLLALMTVLFTMCSLPLIVSRLALRLRETEARRAAVAGREGWGALDAVQEELRPEPGGFVAAFPGSASLHSPQEIEPNLLSQRSIVLTTERLKLFTRKMELLKKLKTSEPYASSL
- the PTGDR gene encoding prostaglandin D2 receptor isoform X2; amino-acid sequence: MRPLFYRCCNTTSVEKGNSATMGGLLFSTGLLGNLLALGLLARSGLRTCPRRSPRPPPSVFYVLVCGLTVTDLLGKSLVSPFVLSAYAQNRSLRGLAPASGSSLCQTFAFFMSFFGLASTLQLLAMALECWLSLGHPFFYRRYITPRRGALVAPVVGAFCLAFCSLPFAGFGKFVQYCPGTWCFIQMVHEERSLSVLSYSVLYASLMLLLVLAVVLCNLSAMRNLYAMHLRLRRLPRSGPKERAELAAGEREETPQPLEELDHLLLLALMTVLFTMCSLPLIYRAYYGAFKAVHEKNGTAEETEDLRALRFLSVISIVDPWIFIIFRTSVFRMFFHKIFIRPLTYRNWHSNSCGTSVESRL